Proteins co-encoded in one Mycobacterium mantenii genomic window:
- the mnmA gene encoding tRNA 2-thiouridine(34) synthase MnmA codes for MKVLAAMSGGVDSSVAAARMVDAGHDVVGVHLALSSAPGTLRTGSRGCCSKEDASDARRVADVLGIPFYVWDFAERFKSDVIDEFVSSYARGETPNPCVVCNQKIKFSALSAKAVALGFDTVATGHYARLASGRLRRAVDTDKDQSYVLAVLSAEQLRHAAFPIGDTPKPQIRAEAARRGLTVADKPDSHDICFIPSGNTRAFLGERIGVRRGAVVNADGTVLAEHDGVHGFTIGQRKGLGIAGPGPDGRPRYVTAIDAETATVQVGEAADLEIREIVGRTPIFTSGVSPSGPVECGVQVRAHGETADAVAELVDDELVVRLRAPMRGVARGQTLVLYRPDPDGDEVLGSATIAATAR; via the coding sequence GTGAAAGTGCTTGCCGCCATGAGCGGTGGCGTCGACTCGTCGGTCGCCGCCGCCCGGATGGTCGACGCCGGACACGACGTGGTCGGCGTGCACCTGGCGCTGTCCAGCGCGCCCGGCACGCTGCGCACCGGCTCGCGCGGCTGCTGCTCGAAGGAAGACGCCTCCGACGCGCGCCGCGTCGCGGATGTGCTCGGAATCCCGTTCTACGTCTGGGATTTCGCGGAGAGGTTCAAGTCGGACGTAATCGACGAATTCGTGTCGTCGTACGCGCGTGGCGAAACACCCAACCCGTGCGTGGTGTGCAATCAGAAGATCAAGTTCTCGGCCCTGTCGGCGAAAGCCGTTGCCCTCGGGTTCGATACGGTGGCCACCGGCCACTACGCCCGGCTGGCGAGTGGGCGGTTGCGGCGCGCCGTCGACACGGACAAGGACCAGTCCTACGTGCTGGCCGTCCTGAGCGCCGAGCAGTTGCGCCACGCGGCGTTCCCCATCGGGGACACCCCCAAGCCGCAGATCCGGGCCGAGGCCGCCCGACGCGGTCTGACCGTCGCGGACAAGCCGGACAGTCATGACATCTGCTTCATCCCTTCGGGCAATACCCGCGCGTTTCTGGGCGAGCGCATCGGGGTGCGCCGGGGCGCCGTGGTCAATGCGGACGGCACGGTGCTCGCCGAGCATGACGGCGTGCACGGTTTCACCATCGGCCAGCGCAAGGGGCTGGGCATCGCCGGGCCGGGACCTGACGGCCGCCCCCGGTACGTGACCGCGATCGACGCGGAGACCGCGACCGTGCAGGTGGGAGAGGCGGCCGATCTCGAAATCCGCGAAATAGTCGGGCGGACACCGATTTTCACCTCAGGCGTGTCGCCGTCGGGCCCGGTGGAGTGCGGGGTTCAGGTGCGCGCGCACGGTGAAACGGCCGATGCGGTGGCCGAATTGGTCGACGACGAGCTCGTCGTGCGCCTGCGCGCCCCGATGCGCGGTGTGGCGCGCGGCCAGACGCTGGTGCTGTACCGGCCCGACCCCGACGGTGACGAGGTGCTCGGCAGCGCCACCATCGCGGCGACCGCGCGCTGA
- a CDS encoding sensor domain-containing protein — MSQKAKSAWLPLLCGAVMLVAACTRVVDGAATAGSGANRKVVQGVDVDAILLDQSRMRAITGAGEHLTIIPSMDGTSPVDIDALAQTAPRECRFIYAETATFGRDLEAFHKTTFQDPPDGALISEGAAAYRDADTARRAFGALVGTVGDCANGSSGQLYVGDWNADATSLHLRPGGCGRDYRILSVAMLEVTFCGFAQSVSDIVMTNISANVPR, encoded by the coding sequence GTGTCGCAGAAGGCGAAATCAGCGTGGCTGCCGCTGTTGTGCGGCGCGGTGATGCTGGTAGCGGCGTGCACCCGGGTGGTGGACGGCGCGGCCACGGCGGGATCCGGCGCCAACCGCAAGGTGGTGCAGGGCGTCGACGTCGACGCGATCCTGCTCGACCAGTCGCGGATGCGCGCGATCACCGGGGCCGGCGAGCATCTGACCATCATTCCCTCGATGGACGGCACCAGCCCGGTGGACATCGACGCGCTGGCGCAGACCGCGCCACGCGAGTGCCGGTTCATCTACGCCGAGACCGCGACGTTCGGGCGCGACCTCGAGGCGTTTCACAAGACGACGTTTCAGGACCCGCCCGACGGCGCGCTGATCTCCGAGGGCGCCGCGGCCTACCGCGACGCCGACACCGCCCGGCGTGCCTTCGGCGCCCTGGTGGGCACCGTCGGCGACTGCGCGAACGGCTCGAGCGGGCAGCTGTATGTCGGCGACTGGAACGCCGACGCCACCTCGCTGCACCTGCGGCCCGGCGGGTGCGGCCGCGACTACAGGATCCTGTCGGTGGCCATGCTGGAGGTCACCTTCTGCGGTTTCGCGCAATCGGTGTCCGACATCGTGATGACGAATATTTCGGCGAACGTGCCGCGGTAG
- a CDS encoding uroporphyrinogen decarboxylase/cobalamine-independent methonine synthase family protein, whose amino-acid sequence MSVFSHPFANASGVGSWPGIAARQAAEVVVGELAGALAHIVELPARGVGADMIGRAGALLIDVAIDAAPRGYRLAARPGAVTRRAVSLLDEDMDALEEAWETAGLRNDGRVVKVQAPGPITLAAEVELSNGHRAITDSGALRDLAASLAEGVSAHRAGLGRRLEAEVVVQFDEPSLPKALGGGLSGVTSLSPVAPIDEEVAAGLLDACAQTVGGEVLLHCCAPDVPWNMLQRSTFRAVSVTAGSLNAADLDGIAAFVEPGRTVMLGVVAGDTPPRRPSAEEVASAVVAVTDRLGFARSALRDRIGVTPACGLARATPEWARTAIGLARKAAEMFAADPDAIE is encoded by the coding sequence GTGAGTGTTTTCAGCCATCCCTTTGCCAATGCCAGCGGCGTCGGATCGTGGCCCGGCATCGCCGCGCGCCAAGCCGCCGAAGTTGTCGTGGGTGAACTGGCGGGCGCGCTGGCCCACATCGTCGAGCTGCCCGCGCGCGGAGTGGGCGCGGACATGATCGGCCGCGCCGGCGCGCTGCTGATCGACGTGGCCATCGACGCGGCGCCGCGCGGCTACCGGCTTGCCGCCCGGCCCGGCGCGGTCACCCGCCGCGCCGTCAGCCTGCTCGACGAGGACATGGACGCCCTGGAAGAGGCCTGGGAAACCGCCGGCCTGCGCAACGACGGCCGGGTGGTCAAGGTGCAGGCTCCGGGCCCGATCACGCTGGCCGCCGAGGTCGAGCTGTCCAACGGCCACCGGGCGATCACCGATTCCGGGGCGCTGCGAGACCTGGCGGCGTCGCTGGCCGAGGGCGTGTCCGCGCACCGCGCGGGCCTGGGCCGCCGGCTCGAGGCGGAGGTGGTGGTTCAGTTCGACGAGCCGTCGCTGCCGAAGGCGCTGGGCGGGGGGCTGAGCGGGGTGACTTCGCTGAGCCCGGTGGCGCCCATCGACGAGGAGGTGGCCGCCGGGCTGCTCGACGCCTGCGCCCAGACGGTGGGAGGGGAGGTGCTGCTGCACTGCTGCGCCCCCGATGTGCCATGGAACATGTTGCAGCGCAGCACATTTCGGGCGGTTTCCGTGACTGCCGGCAGCCTGAATGCGGCGGATCTGGACGGCATTGCCGCGTTCGTGGAGCCGGGCCGCACCGTCATGTTGGGGGTGGTGGCCGGCGACACCCCGCCGCGTCGGCCGTCGGCGGAGGAGGTGGCTTCGGCGGTGGTCGCCGTGACCGATCGCCTCGGCTTCGCCCGCTCGGCGCTGCGCGACCGCATCGGCGTCACCCCCGCCTGCGGTCTGGCCCGCGCGACGCCGGAGTGGGCCCGCACCGCGATCGGGCTCGCCCGCAAGGCGGCCGAGATGTTCGCCGCGGATCCCGACGCCATCGAATAG
- a CDS encoding SRPBCC family protein, whose protein sequence is MKIEKHVVLRAPLDRVWRAISDAEEFGRWFGVRFDGPFVAGTSVTAAIRPTIVDDEVAKRQEAHAGVQSTWQIVAIEPQRRFAYRWHPFAVDPDVDYDREPTTLVEFTLSEQPDGVLLTITESGFEAIPEARRGPSCEANGEGWAIQTTLMRRYVEDVRV, encoded by the coding sequence ATAAAGATCGAGAAGCATGTGGTGCTGCGCGCCCCGCTGGACCGGGTGTGGCGGGCCATCAGCGACGCCGAGGAGTTCGGGCGCTGGTTCGGGGTGCGCTTCGACGGGCCGTTCGTCGCCGGCACCTCGGTGACCGCCGCGATCAGGCCGACCATCGTCGACGACGAGGTCGCCAAGCGCCAGGAGGCGCACGCGGGGGTGCAGAGCACCTGGCAGATCGTCGCCATCGAGCCGCAGCGCCGGTTCGCCTACCGATGGCATCCGTTCGCCGTCGATCCGGATGTCGACTACGACCGGGAGCCGACCACGCTCGTCGAGTTCACCCTGTCCGAGCAGCCCGACGGCGTGCTGCTGACCATCACCGAATCCGGATTCGAGGCGATTCCGGAGGCGCGTCGCGGCCCGTCCTGCGAGGCCAACGGCGAAGGCTGGGCGATCCAGACCACGCTGATGCGCAGGTACGTCGAAGACGTCCGGGTATGA
- a CDS encoding ArsR/SmtB family transcription factor, which produces MSGRAVVDAPLFDALGDPNRLRIIVRLCDQGPSSTSQVTSVIPITRQAASKHLQLLESVGLVTSSRRGRERVWTVQTQPLASASDYLSQLSRRWDAAVDRLRAYVEDSVED; this is translated from the coding sequence ATGAGCGGACGTGCCGTCGTCGACGCGCCGCTGTTCGACGCCCTGGGTGATCCCAACCGGTTACGCATCATCGTGCGGCTCTGCGATCAGGGCCCGAGCTCGACGTCGCAGGTCACCAGCGTCATCCCGATCACCCGGCAGGCGGCCAGCAAACACCTGCAGCTGCTGGAGTCCGTCGGGCTGGTGACCAGCAGCCGGCGGGGCCGCGAACGCGTCTGGACGGTGCAGACCCAGCCACTGGCGTCGGCCAGCGACTACCTGAGTCAGCTGTCCCGCCGGTGGGATGCCGCGGTGGACCGGTTGCGTGCCTACGTCGAGGACTCAGTGGAGGACTGA
- the ligA gene encoding NAD-dependent DNA ligase LigA, which translates to MSSAEADPVSPEVRRQWQDLAETVREHQFRYYIKDAPIVSDAEFDTMFNELVALEERHPELRVPDSPTQLVGGAGFATEFAEAQHLERMLSLDDVFDRDELVAWSNRVENEVGKEPYYLCELKIDGVALSLVYRDGRLERAATRGDGRVGEDVTLNARSIDDVPERLSADADFPVPALLEVRGEVFFLLADFEALNASLVEDGKAPFANPRNSAAGSLRQKNPAVTARRRLRMICHGIGRTEGFAPKTQHEAYAALNSWGLPVAAQTARVRGLAAVEERIGYWGEHRYDIDHEIDGVVVKVDDVALQRRLGTTSRAPRWAVAYKYPPQEAQTKLLDIRVNVGRTGRVTPFAFMTPVKVAGSTVGLATLHNAAEVKRKGVLIGDTVMIRKAGDVIPEVLGPVVDLRDGSEREFVMPTTCPECGTPLAPAKEGDADIRCPNARSCPAQLRERVFHVAGRGALDIEGLGYEAATALLKAGVIADEGDLFALTEDDLLRTELFRTKAGSLSANGRRLLDNLDKAKKVALWRVLVALSIRHVGPTAARALATEFGDLDTIMSASTAQLAAVEGVGPTIAAALTEWFTVDWHRAIVDKWRAAGVRMADERDTSLRRTLEGLTVVVTGSLAGFSRDDAKEAILTRGGKAAGSVSKKTDYVVAGDSPGSKYDKAIELGVPVLDEDGFRQLLAEGPPETPADQADE; encoded by the coding sequence GTGAGCTCAGCAGAGGCTGATCCGGTATCGCCCGAGGTGCGTCGGCAGTGGCAGGACCTGGCCGAAACGGTCCGCGAACACCAGTTCCGCTACTACATCAAGGACGCGCCGATCGTCTCGGACGCGGAGTTCGACACCATGTTCAACGAACTCGTGGCGCTCGAAGAGCGCCACCCGGAGCTCCGGGTGCCCGATTCCCCGACGCAGCTGGTCGGCGGAGCCGGTTTCGCCACTGAGTTCGCCGAGGCGCAGCACCTGGAACGGATGCTGAGCCTCGACGACGTCTTCGATCGCGACGAGCTGGTGGCCTGGAGCAATCGCGTCGAGAACGAAGTCGGCAAGGAACCGTATTACCTGTGCGAACTAAAGATCGACGGTGTCGCCCTGTCGCTGGTGTACCGCGACGGCCGGCTGGAACGCGCGGCCACCCGGGGCGACGGCCGGGTCGGTGAGGACGTGACGCTCAACGCGCGCAGCATCGACGACGTCCCCGAGCGGCTGTCCGCCGACGCGGACTTCCCGGTTCCCGCCCTGCTCGAGGTGCGTGGCGAGGTGTTCTTCCTGCTCGCCGATTTCGAGGCGCTCAACGCCAGCCTGGTCGAGGACGGCAAGGCGCCGTTCGCCAACCCGCGCAACAGCGCGGCCGGGTCGCTGCGCCAGAAGAACCCCGCCGTCACCGCCCGGCGCAGGCTGCGCATGATCTGCCACGGCATCGGGCGCACCGAAGGATTCGCACCCAAGACCCAGCACGAGGCCTATGCTGCGCTGAACTCGTGGGGGCTGCCGGTGGCAGCACAAACCGCACGGGTGCGCGGGCTGGCCGCCGTGGAGGAGCGGATCGGGTACTGGGGCGAGCACCGCTACGACATCGACCACGAAATCGACGGCGTGGTAGTCAAAGTGGACGATGTCGCGTTGCAGCGCCGGCTCGGGACCACCTCGCGCGCGCCGCGATGGGCCGTCGCCTACAAGTACCCGCCGCAGGAGGCACAGACCAAGCTGCTCGACATCCGCGTCAACGTGGGGCGCACCGGGCGCGTCACACCGTTCGCGTTCATGACACCGGTGAAGGTGGCCGGGTCGACGGTGGGCCTGGCCACGCTGCACAACGCCGCCGAGGTGAAACGCAAGGGCGTGCTGATCGGTGACACCGTGATGATTCGCAAGGCCGGCGACGTGATCCCGGAGGTGCTCGGTCCCGTCGTCGACCTGCGCGATGGCTCCGAGCGCGAATTCGTCATGCCCACAACATGTCCCGAGTGCGGCACCCCGCTGGCGCCGGCCAAGGAGGGCGACGCCGACATCCGCTGCCCCAACGCCCGGTCCTGTCCGGCTCAGCTGCGGGAGCGTGTTTTCCACGTCGCCGGTCGCGGGGCCCTCGACATCGAGGGGTTGGGCTACGAAGCGGCCACCGCGCTGCTGAAGGCCGGGGTGATCGCTGACGAGGGCGACCTGTTCGCGCTCACCGAAGACGACCTGTTGCGCACCGAGTTGTTCCGGACGAAGGCGGGGTCCCTGTCCGCCAACGGTAGACGGCTGCTCGACAACCTGGACAAGGCCAAGAAGGTGGCGCTGTGGCGGGTTTTGGTGGCGTTGTCGATCCGGCACGTCGGGCCGACGGCCGCGCGCGCCCTGGCGACCGAGTTCGGTGACCTGGACACGATCATGTCGGCGTCCACCGCACAGCTGGCCGCGGTGGAAGGTGTCGGGCCGACGATCGCCGCGGCGCTCACCGAATGGTTCACCGTCGACTGGCACCGCGCGATCGTCGACAAGTGGCGCGCCGCCGGCGTGCGGATGGCCGACGAGCGCGACACCAGCCTGCGGCGCACGCTGGAGGGGCTGACGGTGGTGGTCACCGGGTCGCTCGCCGGCTTTTCCCGCGACGACGCCAAGGAGGCGATCCTCACGCGCGGGGGAAAGGCCGCCGGTTCGGTGTCGAAGAAGACCGACTACGTCGTGGCCGGCGATTCGCCGGGTTCCAAGTACGACAAGGCGATCGAGCTGGGGGTGCCCGTCCTCGACGAGGACGGCTTCCGGCAACTGCTGGCCGAGGGTCCCCCCGAAACCCCGGCCGACCAAGCCGATGAGTAA
- a CDS encoding cystathionine gamma-lyase, whose protein sequence is MSNRYGDSTRSLKAVDSEIVSGQPVAPQAVLAATYHLSSDETGASSGPDSYGRSSNPTWRQLESALAELEGATAALVFGSGMAAISAVLRTLATPGSTVVVPADGYYQVRRYAREDLVPPGVTVIEASSAQIYDAAAGADVVLAETPTNPALDVIDLHRLATICRGHGARLVVDNTAATPLGQQPLSLGADAVVASATKALSGHGDLLAGYVATNQPELLAAVERHRLLAGAILGGFEAWLLLRSMGTAGLRFERQCQNARALATMLARHPAVRAVRYPGLVDDPAHPVAMAQMRRFGALVSVELADAAAVHALVERSELLIASTSFGGLHTSVDRRARWGDPVADGFARISLGIEDTDDLLADVERALMHPR, encoded by the coding sequence ATGAGTAACCGGTACGGCGATTCCACCCGCAGCCTCAAAGCCGTTGATTCCGAGATCGTTTCGGGTCAGCCGGTGGCGCCGCAGGCGGTGCTGGCCGCCACCTACCACCTGTCCAGCGACGAAACCGGTGCCTCGAGCGGCCCCGACAGCTACGGCCGCAGCTCCAATCCGACCTGGCGCCAACTGGAGTCGGCGCTCGCCGAGCTGGAGGGAGCCACCGCCGCGCTGGTGTTCGGCTCGGGCATGGCGGCTATCAGCGCGGTGCTACGCACGCTGGCGACGCCCGGATCGACGGTGGTGGTACCGGCCGACGGCTACTACCAAGTGCGCCGCTACGCCCGCGAAGACCTGGTGCCGCCCGGTGTGACGGTCATCGAGGCGTCGAGCGCGCAGATCTACGACGCCGCCGCGGGAGCCGACGTGGTGCTGGCCGAGACGCCCACCAACCCGGCGCTAGACGTGATCGATCTGCACCGGTTGGCCACCATCTGCCGCGGACACGGCGCGCGCCTGGTCGTCGACAACACCGCCGCCACACCCCTGGGGCAGCAGCCGTTGTCGTTGGGCGCCGACGCGGTGGTGGCCAGTGCGACCAAGGCCCTTTCCGGTCACGGCGACCTGCTGGCCGGCTACGTCGCCACCAACCAGCCCGAGCTGCTCGCCGCGGTGGAGAGACACAGGCTGCTCGCCGGTGCGATCCTGGGTGGGTTTGAGGCATGGCTTCTGTTGCGCAGCATGGGAACTGCCGGGTTGCGATTCGAACGGCAATGCCAGAACGCCCGGGCCCTGGCGACCATGCTGGCCCGCCACCCGGCCGTGCGGGCGGTGCGCTACCCGGGGTTGGTCGACGACCCGGCGCATCCGGTGGCCATGGCGCAGATGCGCCGTTTCGGCGCGCTGGTCTCGGTCGAGCTGGCCGACGCCGCCGCCGTGCACGCGCTGGTGGAGCGCAGCGAACTGCTCATCGCATCCACCAGTTTCGGGGGCCTGCACACGTCGGTCGACCGCCGGGCGCGCTGGGGAGATCCGGTCGCCGACGGATTCGCGCGCATCTCGCTGGGCATTGAAGACACCGACGACCTGCTCGCCGACGTCGAACGCGCGCTGATGCATCCCCGCTGA
- a CDS encoding TetR/AcrR family transcriptional regulator, with the protein MTQTADRYEQASPWSPREAEILGVTLRLLQEHGYDQLTVDAVANAARASKATVYRRWPSKAELVLAAFIEGVRQVAVPPNTGTLRGDLLSLGETITQECGQHAGTIRAVMVEVSRHPALKDAMQHQFLDQRKATIQHVLHHAADRGEIAEDVITDELWDLLPGYLIFRSILPGRPPTRRTVQAFVDGFLIPGLTRSAG; encoded by the coding sequence ATGACCCAGACGGCCGACCGGTACGAGCAGGCATCGCCGTGGTCGCCTCGCGAGGCCGAAATCCTGGGAGTGACCCTGCGGCTGCTGCAGGAACACGGCTATGACCAGCTGACCGTGGACGCGGTGGCCAACGCCGCCCGCGCCAGCAAGGCCACCGTCTACCGGCGCTGGCCGTCCAAGGCCGAACTGGTGTTGGCCGCCTTCATCGAAGGCGTGCGCCAGGTGGCCGTCCCGCCGAACACCGGCACCTTGCGCGGCGACCTGCTGAGCCTGGGAGAGACCATCACCCAGGAGTGCGGGCAGCACGCCGGCACCATCCGCGCGGTGATGGTCGAGGTGTCGCGCCACCCCGCGCTCAAGGACGCGATGCAGCATCAATTCCTGGACCAGCGCAAAGCCACGATTCAGCACGTGCTGCACCATGCGGCCGACCGCGGCGAGATCGCCGAAGACGTCATCACCGACGAACTCTGGGACCTGTTGCCCGGCTACCTGATCTTCCGCTCGATCTTGCCCGGCCGGCCACCCACCCGTCGCACGGTGCAAGCCTTTGTCGACGGGTTTCTCATCCCCGGTCTGACCAGGTCCGCCGGGTAA
- a CDS encoding MmpS family transport accessory protein produces the protein MKGFSIASLVKRGWMVLVAVVVVALAGFGIYRLHGIFGSHNTTSAGSGLAGEIVPFNPKQVVLEVFGAPGAVATINYLDVNAQPQQVKDAPLPWSFTITTTEPAVIGNVVAQGNGDTLGCRITVNGEVKDQRTVNKVDAYTYCLDKSG, from the coding sequence GTGAAAGGCTTTTCGATCGCGTCCCTGGTGAAGCGGGGATGGATGGTGCTCGTCGCCGTGGTGGTCGTCGCGCTCGCGGGGTTCGGAATCTATCGCCTGCACGGGATCTTCGGGTCGCACAACACCACCTCGGCCGGCAGCGGCCTGGCAGGCGAGATCGTCCCGTTCAACCCCAAGCAGGTCGTGCTCGAGGTCTTCGGCGCACCGGGCGCCGTGGCCACCATCAACTACCTTGACGTCAACGCACAGCCGCAGCAAGTCAAAGACGCGCCGCTGCCGTGGTCGTTCACCATCACCACGACCGAACCCGCGGTCATCGGCAACGTCGTCGCGCAGGGCAACGGCGACACCCTGGGCTGCCGCATCACCGTCAACGGCGAAGTGAAAGACCAACGCACCGTTAACAAAGTCGACGCCTACACCTACTGTCTGGATAAATCCGGATGA